The Nyctibius grandis isolate bNycGra1 chromosome 29, bNycGra1.pri, whole genome shotgun sequence genome window below encodes:
- the SHROOM4 gene encoding LOW QUALITY PROTEIN: protein Shroom4 (The sequence of the model RefSeq protein was modified relative to this genomic sequence to represent the inferred CDS: deleted 1 base in 1 codon), whose protein sequence is MERAEGRPGAPQYVHVQLQGGAPWGFTLRGGLEHGEPLIVSKVEDGGKAALSRRLQPGDELVNISGTPLYGSRQEALILIKGSYRTLKMIVRRRTVPVLRPHSWHVAKLAESHPDIPAMHCPADAFSLSWPSGCDVSELSLQWNPLSRHCSTDRSSSIGSMESLDQPGQAYYEGDPSPVDQGMYHSKRDSAYSSFSASSVASDCALSLRPEEAASADSSLQGPCKPPDGRYLSTGAEPPASRHPEAWRVPVPPQPPIRRDSLRAAPAGGGDGRRASVAADMLHAKGRWISDTFLCQRDGEAEAAGGRTPAPYPTKDRLSADQYYMLSSHPDRCPAESLPGESAEPGDRLYADGSVHRVLDAAAAGDSLQLSPLKGHAPHRHSAPEQLLASQLRSLRLGTGSGRASPAPDGHRWTLSPLHPDGSRPGATGAAQDPLLCLEPCRRLPPCRFCPEPQPAGGQDGRGASPVCRTEGPAEEESRAGGRRAGGPPHRSAQMRRRSDRFATSLRNEIQRRKAQLQKSRGPGAPPPGEEPVEEADEPPEGSVPVEGPRAPAERLSPTLSEDGRNPGCSGDRGIPTPDPLLVPKGPLTPERAVPTGRGRWRWSPEHKLQRQCSPSPGELEGHGQGPVAPGSPPQGGDEAVLLPFADRRRFFEESSRPVLPRHSKPPAGDPGAFQPPGPERRDARRLSVDQPYGSPSPGRPGSASPYAECCREQPPCYKPLGRPGELEYLRGFSYSYGGPLRPEPCRYCGGDPCPPPLPRGHTCRCHPQPWVRCPDCCCPAPRPGREESEAWPPRRAFAPEFPLDEWEPPAITRKTSQSISELSRYQVGFPRLGPFRPCFESAEPEWPPCYRTTSTHDLSWDGDRLARSPESPPDPLHRPLRGRAFSESHLNLEPASPRGRDRRDLLHAKLDPPSVSKKKGPPPPRPPPPNWEKYRQRRTSQHLPDGSRHGSAFTAAAPVPPRSIAEAVRERSQSLTGEQRGRSRGLATRPPGPPGAWPRAEPPRSLRRTPEPDAGSAEICRAAGAREERLKAKHPWEMEEQPQRLSQNQERGWAGTHRVGEGSLPLHGGPGPATPETPKASPGAAEEVSCQDGRPQPHRVDSEELLWDVVGRDRSLASILAPSTALGTTAEVMGELLVAGEQQAWRECFQQDWRREALAQDRHGFEPISPPPGSTASSTAYPACCRAELLSKAKELPEVVEGSSEDEEADSELVEKKLQLIESLSRKLAVLQEAQRGLQEDISANGALGEDVAARLQALCTPGEFDKYRLFVGDLDKVVNLLLCLSGRLARVETALGSLGPHTPAEDKVALREKQRLLAAQLEDAKELREHVGRREEAVGAMVARYLPAEHLQDYQHFVKMKSALIAEQRELEEKIKLGQEQLRCLRESLGQAPKGC, encoded by the exons GTGGAGGACGGGGGCAAGGCTGCGCTGTCCCGCCGGCTGCAGCCGGGCGACGAGCTGGTGAACATCAGCGGGACGCCGCTGTACGGGTCCCGCCAGGAGGCCCTGATCCTCATCAAGGGCTCCTACCGCACCCTCAAGATGATCGTCCGCAG GAGGACTGTGCCCGTCCTCCGGCCCCATTCCTGGCACGTGGCCAAGCTCGCCGAAAGCCACCCCGACATCCCCGCCATGCACTGCCCCGCTGACgccttcagcctctcctggcCCTCAGGGTGTGATGTCAG CGAGCTGTCCCTGCAGTGGAACCCGCTGTCCCGGCACTGCAGCACCGACCGGAGCAGCTCCATCGGGAGCATGGAGAGCCTGGACCAGCCCGGCCAGGCCTACTATGAAGGGGACCCCTCACCCGTTGACCAGGGCATGTACCACAGCAAGCGGGACTCTGCCTACAGCTCCTTCTCCGCCAGCTCCGTCGCCTCCGACTGCGCCCTCTCCCTCCGCCCCGAGGAGGCCGCCTCCGCCGACTCCAGCCTCCAAGGCCCCTGCAAGCCCCCTGACGGGCGCTACCTGAGCACGGGGGCTGAGCCGCCCGCCAGCCGGCACCCCGAGGCCTGGCGGGTGCccgtgcccccccagccccccatcAGGAGGGACAGCctgcgggcagccccggccggcGGAGGGGACGGGCGCCGGGCGTCGGTGGCGGCTGACATGCTGCACGCCAAGGGCCGGTGGATCTCCGACACCTTCCTCTGCCAGCGGGACGGGGAGGCGGAGGCAGCGGGCGGGAGGACGCCGGCGCCATACCCCACCAAGGACCGTCTCTCTGCCGACCAGTATTACATGCTGAGCTCCCACCCGGACCGGTGCCCGGCCGAGTCGCTCCCGGGGGAGAGCGCGGAGCCTGGCGACCGGCTGTACGCGGACGGCAGCGTGCACCGAGTGCTGGATGCCGCGGCGGCAGGCGAcagcctgcagctctccccGCTCAAGGGCCACGCGCCGCACCGGCACAGTGCTCCTGAGCAGCTGCTGGCCTCCCAGCTCCGCTCCCTCCGGCTGGGCACGGGCAGCGGGCGAGCCTCACCAGCCCCCGACGGGCACCGCTGGACCCTTTCCCCGCTGCACCCCGACGGCAGCCGACCAGGGGCCACGGGGGCCGCCCAGGaccccctgctctgcctggagcCGTGCCGCCGCCTGCCGCCTTGCCGCTTCTGCCCCGAGCCCCAGCCGGCGGGCGGGCAGGACGGGCGGGGGGCCAGCCCGGTGTGCCGCACCGAGGGCCCGGCAGAGGAGGAGAGCCGGGCGGGGGGCCGACGGGCCGGGGGCCCTCCCCACCGCTCCGCTCAGATGCGCCGCCGCAGCGACCGCTTCGCCACCAGCCTGCGCAACGAGATCCAGCGGCGCAAGGCCCAGCTGCAGAAGAGCCGGGGCCCTGGCGCGCCGCCGCCCGGCGAGGAGCCCGTGGAGGAGGCCGACGAGCCCCCCGAGGGCAGCGTGCCGGTGGAGGGACCCCGCGCCCCGGCCGAGCGTCTCAGCCCCACGCTCAGCGAAGATGGCAGGAACCCCGGCTGCTCGGGGGACCGGGGCATCCCCACCCCCGACCCCCTGCTGGTCCCCAAAGGGCCCCTCACCCCCGAGCGGGCGGTGCCGACAGGCCGGGGCCGCTGGCGCTGGTCCCCGGAGCACAAGCTGCAGCGGCAGTGCTCGCCCAGCCCTGGCGAGCTGGAGGGCCATGGCCAGGGGCCAGTGgcccccggctccccgccgcAGGGCGGCGACGAGGCCGTGCTCCTGCCCTTCGCTGACCGCCGCCGGTTCTTCGAGGAGAGCAGCCGCCCGGTGCTGCCCCGGCACAGCAAGCCCCCGGCAGGGGATCCTGGTGCCTTCCAGCCGCCCGGCCCCGAGCGCCGGGACGCCCGCCGCCTCTCCGTGGACCAGCCCTATGGATCCCCCTCGCCCGGCCGCCccggctctgccagcccctACGCCGAGTGCTGCCGGGAACAGCCCCCCTGCTACAAGCCGCTGGGAAGGCCGGGGGAGCTGGAGTACCTGCGGGGCTTCTCCTATTCCTACGGGGGTCCCCTGCGCCCAGAGCCCTGCCGCTACTGCGGGGGGGACCCGtgccccccgccgctgccccgcggccACACGTGCCgctgccacccccagccctgggtgcgCTGCCCCGACTGCTGCtgcccggccccccgccccgggcgaGAGGAGAGTGAGGCCTGGCCCCCTCGGAGAGCTTTCGCCCCG GAATTTCCTCTGGATGAGTGGGAACCGCCGGCGATAACCAGGAAAACCAGCCAGTCCATCAG cgAGCTCTCCCGCTACCAAGTGGGCTTCCCGAGGCTTGGCCCCTTCCGCCCCTGCTTTGAGAGCGCCGAGCCGGAGTGGCCGCCCTGCTACCGGACCACGTCCACACACGACCTCTCGTGGGATGGTGACCGCCTGGCCCGCTCCCCTGAgagccccccagaccccctgcACCGCCCGCTGCGGGGCAGAGCCTTCTCCGAGAGCCACCTCAACCTGGAGCCCGCCAGCCCCCGGGGCCGTGACCGGAGGGACCTTCTCCATGCCAAGCTGGACCCCCCCAGCGTCTCCAAAAAGAAGGGTCCCCCACCCCCGCGCCCGCCTCCCCCCAACTGGGAGAAGTACAGGCAGCGCCGGACGTCCCAGCACCTGCCAGATGGTTCTAGGCACGGCTCTGCCTTCACCGCTGCCGCCCCGGTGCCGCCCCGCAGCATTGCTGAGGCTGTGCGTGAGCGGTCACAGAGCCTCACCGGGGAGCAGCGGGGCCGGTCCCGGGGGCTCGCCACTCGCCCCCCTGGCCCGCCGGGTGCCTGGCCCCGAGCTGAGCCCCCCAGATCGCTCCGCAGGACGCCCGAGCCTGATGCTGGCAGCGCTGAGATTTGCAG ggcggcgggggccagggaggagcggctgaaggcGAAGCACCCCTGGGAGATGGAGGAGCAGCCCCAAAGGCTCAGCCAGAAccaggagcggggctgggctggcaccCACAGGGTGGGTGAGGGCTCCCTGCCCCTGCATGGTGGCCCCGGC CCAGCCACCCCAGAGACACCCAAGGCCAGCCCCGGAGCAGCGGAGGAGGTGAGCTGCCAGGACGgccggccccagccccaccgcgTGGACTcggaggagctgctgtgggacGTGGTGGGCAGGGACCGCTCGCTGGCCAGCATCCTGGCCCCCTCGACTGCCCTCGGGACCACCGCCGAGGTGATGGGCgagctgctggtggcaggggagcagcaggcCTGGCGGGAGTGTTTCCAGCAGGACTGGCGCCGGGAGGCCCTGGCGCAGGACAG gcACGGCTTCGAGCCCATCTCGCCGCCCCCCGGGAGCACGGCCAGCTCCACCGCCTACCCTGCGTGCTGCAGAGCCGAGCTGCTCAGCAAGGCGAAGGAGCTGCCGGAGGTGGTGGAGGGGAGCTCGGAGGATGAGGAGGCGGACAGCGAGCTGGTGGAGAAGAAG CTGCAGCTGATCGAGAGCCTGAGCCGCAAGCTGGCGGTGCTGCAGGAGGCACagcgggggctgcaggaggacatCAGTGCCAACGGGGCGCTGGGCGAGGACGTGGCTGCCCGCCTGCAAGCCCTCTGCACCCCGGGGGAGTTCGACAAGTACCGCCTCTTCGTGGGCGACCTGGACAAGGTGGTCAACCTCCTGCTGTGCCTCTCGGGGCGCCTGGCCCGCGTGGAGaccgccctgggcagcctggggccaCACACCCCCGCCGAGGACAAG GTAGCCCTGCGGGAGAAGCAGCGGCTGCTGGCGGCGCAGCTGGAGGACGCCAAGGAGCTGCGGGAGCACGtggggcggcgggaggaggcggTGGGCGCCATGGTGGCGCGGTACCTGCCCGCCGAGCACCTCCAGGACTACCAGCACTTCGTCAAGATGAAGTCGGCCCTCATCGCCGAGCAgcgggagctggaggagaagatCAAGCTGGGCCAGGAGCAGCTGCGCTGCCTGCGCGAGAGCCTCGGCCAGGCCCCCAAGGGCTGCTAG